The sequence below is a genomic window from Candidatus Deferrimicrobium sp..
TCCTTCCGCGCGGGTCCGCGCGAAGATGTCGAGCGCCTCCTCCTTCGATATTCTTCGTCCCAACCCGTGCCGGACGACGTAGTCCGCTGCGGAATTCAACGTGGTGCACACCTCCAGCGGTTTTCCGCACGCTTTCCCCTCGTGTTCCTGGATATGGCGACAGAAACACAGGGAGACCGCCCAGGCCTTCGCCTCTTTCACGATGTGGGTCGCCCTTTCGTAGTCGAGGATATGCGTCAGGTCCGCCGGATCCACCGTATCTTCATGGATGAGCGTCCGCCCAGCCTGGGTCTTTCCCGCGAAGACGGCGCGCGCAAAATCGGGCTCGTCATGGGCGTACGCTACCATGTGCTTCGCGATCTCCTTCTGCGGCAGGTCGCTTCGAACCCGCATGAAGGCGAACTCGAAGAACCCGATCACGGTGGGGGAGAGAATGTAGGTGAACTTCCCCCGGTGCTCGAAGTCCATCACCAGGCCCTTGTCCGCCATCCGGTGGAGGATCGGTCGCAACACGTCCGCGGATTTCTTCGTGCGTCGGGCGATGCCGGCCAGGTCCGTGAACCGGATCGGCATCCGGGCGGCGATCTCCGCCTCCTCCTCGGTATAGAGGCGCTTCAGGATCTCGTAGAGCGCCGGCGCGGGCGGCGCGCCGATGGGGAACCGGTCCAGCCGCCTCTGCAGCCGTCCGTACACCCCGTTTCCATTTCGGATGTGTCCCACGGTCCTCCCCCTGCCGGAAACCGTTGCGCCCCCTGGGATGCCAGGCTTCCGTTCCGGCCTCCACAGGATAGCAGAGGAGCCATTGGACAGCACGCGGGCGGTTACGGTACAGTCTCGGGGAACGGCGGCACCGACGGGCCGATGGGCCGGTCGGCGTCGCGGAAGGGAGGTCCAGCGTGGCCGGCCTCGATTTCTCCGAACTGTTTCGCCGTTACAAGGAAGCGCTCGGACAGGCGCAATCTTCTCAAGGAAAGACCGTCCCGGGAGGTGGATCGATGGCTCCGAAGTCCCGCGTGATCAAGGTCGCCGCGATCGTGATCGTCGTCTTTCTGGTTTTCTCCGGCTCGCTCGTGATCATCGGGCCCGGCCAGCGCGGGGTTGTCATCAACTTCGGCGCGGTTTCCGACCAGGTGTGGGACGAGGGGCTCCACTTCAAGATCCCCATCTACCAGAGGGTCGAGAAGATGGACGTGCGGGTCCAGAAGGAGCAGACGGAGGCGGAGGCGGCCTCCAAGGATCTGCAGGACACCCGCTCCACGATCGCGGTCAACTTCAATATCATCCCCGACAAGGCGGGGTGGGTCTTCCAGCACATCGGTCGCGGGTACAACGAGCGCGTCATCGATCCGGTGACCCAGGAGGTCGTGAAGGCGGTCACGGCACGGTACACGGCCGTCGAGTTGATCACGAACCGGGAGAAGATACGCACGGAGATTAAGGCCCTGCTGAAGACGCGGCTGCTGGACTACCACATCGCCGTGGTGGACGTCTCCATCGTCAACTTCAAGTTCAGCGCCCAGTTCGCCCAGGCGATCGAGAACAAGCAGACCGCCGAGCAGATGGCGCTCAAGGCGAGCCGGGACCTCGACCGGATCAAGATCGAGGCGCAGCAGAAGATCGCCGCGGCGCAGGCGGAGGCCGAGTCGCTGCGGCTGCAGCGGCAGAACATCACCGCCGAACTGGTCGAGCTTCGGCGGATCGAGGCGATGCAGGAGGCGATCAAGAAGTGGAACGGCGTGCTCCCCCAGGTGACCGGCGGGGCGATGCCATTCATCGACGCGAAATCGTACACCGGGAAGTAACCCGCATTCCCCCCGGGGCAGCGGAGCCCTACAACGTCCTGGCGATCCGCTCGGCGGTCGCGCGCGACTCCCGGACGCAGTCGTTCAGGGCGATGCCCCGGTAGGCGTTGCTGTTGAGGTGCAGCCCCGGAAGCCCCGCCAGCCGGCCCGAGATCAGTTCCAGCCGCTTCCCGTGGCCGACGAGATACTGCGGGATCCCCAGGTCGTGGAAGAACGTCTTCGCGAGGACCGGCTCGTCGGAGATCCCCATGATCTCCTGCAGCTCCTTCCGGGCCAGGGTTAGCAGGTCCGCCTCGGGGAGCGCCGCCAGTTCCGGC
It includes:
- a CDS encoding 4Fe-4S dicluster domain-containing protein — encoded protein: MGHIRNGNGVYGRLQRRLDRFPIGAPPAPALYEILKRLYTEEEAEIAARMPIRFTDLAGIARRTKKSADVLRPILHRMADKGLVMDFEHRGKFTYILSPTVIGFFEFAFMRVRSDLPQKEIAKHMVAYAHDEPDFARAVFAGKTQAGRTLIHEDTVDPADLTHILDYERATHIVKEAKAWAVSLCFCRHIQEHEGKACGKPLEVCTTLNSAADYVVRHGLGRRISKEEALDIFARTRAEGLVHIGDNVRRRPAYVCHCCGCCCAMLSAINRFKMFDAVITSPFEAAVDPGRCNGCGMCAKKCPVGALRIEGEGKGKKAVLNPGICLGCGVCKPACARGSLSMAARKERVMVPETAWQRAVVMAIERGKFQNLLFDDFDRLDHAALRAVTRIVVGLPPVKKALLSQQVQSRFFRALASG
- a CDS encoding prohibitin family protein; protein product: MAGLDFSELFRRYKEALGQAQSSQGKTVPGGGSMAPKSRVIKVAAIVIVVFLVFSGSLVIIGPGQRGVVINFGAVSDQVWDEGLHFKIPIYQRVEKMDVRVQKEQTEAEAASKDLQDTRSTIAVNFNIIPDKAGWVFQHIGRGYNERVIDPVTQEVVKAVTARYTAVELITNREKIRTEIKALLKTRLLDYHIAVVDVSIVNFKFSAQFAQAIENKQTAEQMALKASRDLDRIKIEAQQKIAAAQAEAESLRLQRQNITAELVELRRIEAMQEAIKKWNGVLPQVTGGAMPFIDAKSYTGK